A single window of Pseudomonas lutea DNA harbors:
- a CDS encoding cytochrome ubiquinol oxidase subunit I, which yields MISESVVDLSRLQFAMTALYHFLFVPLTLGMTFLLAIMESVYVMTGKQVYKDMTRFWGKLFGINFALGVTTGLTMEFQFGTNWAYYSHYVGDIFGAPLAIEGMMAFFLESTFIGLFFFGWDRLTRVQHLTVTWLVAIGSNMSALWILIGNGWMQNPVGAEFNFTTMRMELTSFSDLLFNPVAQVKFVHTVASGYVTGAIFVLAISSWYLLKGRDIAFARRSFAIASAFGMASILSVIVLGDESGYEIGDVQKTKLAAIEAEWETEPAPAAFTLFGLPNQAQQRTDYAVKIPYLMGIIATRSMDKQVTGLKDLISEHEGRIRNGMTAYDLLGKLRGGDKSEQTLNAFNAVKKDLGYGLLLKKYTASVVDANEQQIKQAALDSIPQVASIFWTFRVMVLSGVLMLLLFACAFWASARKNETGKRWLLKWALLSLPLPWVATQTGWWVAEHGRQPWSIGEVLPVHLSASTLSPGDVLGSIVALVGFYTVLLIIEMYLMIKFARLGPSSLHTGRYHFEHSAAIPPARAPQPALA from the coding sequence ATGATTTCGGAATCAGTCGTCGACTTATCCCGGCTGCAGTTCGCGATGACCGCGCTGTACCACTTCCTCTTCGTCCCGCTGACCCTGGGCATGACCTTTTTGCTGGCCATCATGGAATCGGTCTACGTCATGACCGGCAAGCAGGTCTACAAAGACATGACCCGTTTCTGGGGCAAGCTGTTCGGCATCAACTTCGCCCTGGGCGTGACCACCGGGCTGACCATGGAATTTCAGTTCGGCACCAACTGGGCGTATTACAGCCACTACGTCGGCGACATCTTCGGTGCGCCGCTGGCCATCGAAGGAATGATGGCGTTCTTTCTTGAATCGACCTTCATCGGCCTGTTCTTCTTTGGCTGGGACCGCCTGACCCGCGTGCAGCACCTCACGGTGACCTGGCTGGTCGCCATCGGCTCGAACATGTCAGCGCTGTGGATTCTCATCGGCAACGGCTGGATGCAAAACCCGGTCGGCGCCGAGTTCAACTTCACCACCATGCGCATGGAGCTCACCAGCTTCAGCGACCTGCTGTTCAACCCCGTCGCGCAGGTCAAGTTCGTGCACACCGTGGCTTCGGGCTACGTCACCGGCGCGATCTTCGTGCTGGCGATTTCGAGCTGGTACCTGCTCAAAGGCCGCGACATCGCCTTCGCCCGACGTTCGTTCGCCATCGCTTCGGCGTTCGGCATGGCCTCGATTCTCTCGGTGATCGTGCTGGGGGATGAATCCGGTTACGAGATCGGCGATGTGCAGAAAACCAAGCTGGCAGCCATCGAAGCAGAGTGGGAAACCGAGCCGGCCCCGGCGGCGTTTACCTTGTTCGGCCTGCCCAATCAGGCGCAGCAGCGCACCGATTACGCGGTCAAGATTCCCTACCTGATGGGCATCATCGCCACGCGCTCGATGGACAAACAAGTCACTGGCCTCAAGGACCTGATCAGCGAGCATGAAGGGCGCATTCGCAACGGCATGACCGCCTACGACTTGCTCGGAAAACTGCGCGGCGGTGACAAAAGCGAGCAGACCCTCAACGCTTTCAACGCGGTCAAGAAGGACCTGGGCTACGGCCTGTTGCTGAAGAAATACACCGCCAGCGTCGTTGACGCCAACGAGCAACAAATCAAACAGGCGGCGCTGGATTCAATCCCCCAGGTGGCCTCGATCTTCTGGACCTTCCGCGTGATGGTGCTCAGCGGGGTGCTGATGCTGCTGTTGTTCGCCTGCGCGTTCTGGGCCTCGGCGCGCAAAAACGAGACCGGCAAGCGCTGGCTGCTCAAATGGGCGTTGTTAAGCCTGCCGCTGCCCTGGGTCGCCACGCAGACCGGCTGGTGGGTGGCGGAACATGGTCGCCAGCCCTGGTCCATCGGCGAAGTGCTGCCGGTGCACCTGTCGGCCTCGACCCTGTCGCCGGGCGATGTGCTCGGTTCGATTGTGGCGCTGGTCGGCTTCTACACCGTGCTGTTGATCATCGAGATGTACCTGATGATCAAGTTCGCCCGACTGGGTCCAAGCAGCCTGCACACCGGCCGCTATCACTTCGAGCACAGCGCGGCCATCCCGCCTGCGCGCGCCCCACAACCGGCCCTGGCCTGA
- the cydP gene encoding cytochrome oxidase putative small subunit CydP, which yields MPGPLDFLKHPLAKDIGLILLIKLVLLMGIRSVWFDAPVEVKDDGVQAALHVLGAPTVSSEKNPK from the coding sequence ATGCCCGGTCCCCTCGACTTTCTCAAACACCCACTGGCCAAAGACATCGGTCTGATCCTGCTGATCAAACTTGTCCTGCTGATGGGCATCCGCAGCGTCTGGTTCGACGCCCCGGTGGAGGTCAAGGACGACGGGGTGCAAGCCGCCCTGCACGTATTGGGCGCCCCAACCGTATCTTCTGAGAAGAACCCCAAATGA